Below is a window of Bactrocera tryoni isolate S06 unplaced genomic scaffold, CSIRO_BtryS06_freeze2 scaffold_7, whole genome shotgun sequence DNA.
gtatttgaagaaattcccAATGAACGAAATTCAATTGCGCGAATAATTAGATGGTTTTGAGTCATTGGGTTTCCCTCAAGTGTTAGGAGCTATAGgtaataagttaaattttttacatttgagtttttatatatttttaagttttagatgGTTGTCATATAGAAGTTCGCCCAGCtgcagaagatgctgttgactACTACAATTACAAAGGTTGGTATTCCACAGTTCTTTTGGCTTTAGTAGATGCAAGGTAAGTTTTTTCATGAAGCTCGTTTAAACACCTAATGTATTTCTTTAATGTTATAGATGTCGCTTTATATACATCAACGTTGGTAGTCCAGGCCGTTGTAATAACTCTTCAATATTTGAGAGATCATCTTTAAAAGGCGAGTTGGCACAATCTACTATATTTAAAGACATGAGTAAACAAATATCGTCAGTTAATGTTCCAGTCGTTTTGTTGGGCGACTCTGCGTTCAAATTTGATGAACATTTGATGAAACCGTACCCATTTTGTGTAAACCAACctttggataaaaaaaattcaactatgtACTCTCGAAATGCCGAAGAGTGGTGGAGAATGCTTTCGGTCATTTAAAGGGAAGGTTTAGACGGGTTGGAAAAGGCTTGGATAACCACATGGCCAACACGAAAATCGTCATAAAAGCGTGCTGCGTTTTGCACAACTTTTTAAATGAGGAAAATGATGAAATTAACGAAAAGTGGATTGCAGCACAACAAATCGAAAACGAATCTCGGCAGTTGCCAGAAGACGCCTCTAACATTTGTGGAAATGTTAACCCAAGAGCAGAGGAAATAAGACAAGCATTCGTTTCGTATTTCGGTGAGTTATTACAttcaactttaaaatattattaaatctcAACCGATCCATACTTACATATCTCATAATTCAATtccagtacaaaaaaaaaacagatatttatgtattttatatatgttccatatatattttcgtattcattcacatatttatattcattttccattttcgtattcatttatttttatttacatatatattttcatattcattcatatatttaaattcatttgccattttcaactaatacttaaacaatttttttaaatctatttttggCGACGAAGGAAGTCAATGAAAGCATCCTTCACTTCTTTTGAAtcgtttatgtatgtttgtaggaGAGAAAGACGCTTTTCATCGGCTTCCTTCATCGCCTCAGTCGCCTTTATTAAGTCATCCTTCATTTCCtccattattgttattgttgattttttctttcttgCAGCATCGCTTGACGATGGCCGAGAGCAACCACGCGACGTAGAAGGTCCATCGCTTGGGCTTGGGAGCGGCGGCTCTCCTTCTGTATCGTCCTCAATGTAAATTGGTTCCATGTCAACTGAAAAtagaagaaacaaataaaagtgtaaGGAAACATTCCATAAccgtttttcattttattatgaatattGGAATCTACTCCAATGCTTACCCACAATGCTATCCTCTACAAGTTTGGCGgaacaaaaacttttgaaaccaCCTACTGCTTGGTGGACCGCCTCATAATATTTCCACCTACTAGGGGAGCCACCCGATGGGCcaattttctgcttttcttgtctaaaaataaaaaaaatatttaatttatatattgacTCATAATATATTACTTACCTGTATTTGTtggtaaaattgtgcaatttaattttaatttcagtggaCGTATATTCGTGTCCAGCCAAAAGCATCGTACAGGACATTTCCTCGTATATGTGGTTATTTTTCCGCGTTGATCGCAGCTCTGGCATTTTTTGTTGCCACACCTCGATTAAGTCGGCCTCGGCAGCCTCACTCCACATAACTCGTttctttttttgagttttttccatatttttttttactttgtaatttgatttgattgatCAACggcaatttttagttttatttttttgtcttctttgtcttgtttgtttacattcagcattcagcatcagctgtgataatgtaaaaatttccagtgctgacaagtagattgcgcaaaatcagagtagcacagagagatttagcgtggatcagtttcaaatcatttcaatgaagtgatttggaactgtcatttttgtatggcgaaatcttgataaatttttaagattagtgggataatccattcaacagccgaaatcgtgtgattaagtgtcggtctgaacatggtattagggtaggtaggttccagccaagaatgatagaaacaagattgcgctATGACGAGTTGGGTGTGTTGTCGACTTCAACGTTGCCTTCTTCTGTGATCGCTCCTTCGCTGTGACCAAGTATATAGGAACGCAGCATATATTTGATCTCCTGCCTGTTAGGGTGAATCACTTTCAATAgcgcgggcgaataataagtcaaccgtgacgtcagcaagaacagctgactgaaagcaaacatgcgcattgcgtaatttctttctctatcattcttgggttccagctgatgtagcgcatgttttgagctcttgaactgtttaaatattttatgtgcaaaataggagaaagatcctttttttcaaatgtatttctgggaaaaatgagaattcatatttttggactgctatataataattgtggcatacagtttatatatcaattaaaataataaatttaatatgagcaatgatattaTGATTTATGctttataagtttattaaatttaagacttcgctcattcCCAACCAACTATTTTCCTGTAATTAACAATatgaaactaaatattaattatttggaaaaaacttattttgaaaatgtactttatttttgtaatataacaAACCCGTCTTAATACtcactcttctaaatttcatattaccgaaatgaaaatgccgtcggcatatgtgcaaatgggatatgttgcctcttcgaaattttcatagaaatgaaaactgcgctgtcaaacagCTGAAGTGACAACTTATCGCTTAATATATATGGCAAACTAACTAGTATTCCATATATAATAGGCATGACAATACAGTTAGTATGCTATAAAGGCATGGCAATACAGTTAATATGACATAAATTATGAATACATCTTAAgcaattgctcaagaaaaaaattacttatttctTGAGCTGTAATCAAATaaacaaagataataaacttatgtgtgtaagtatataaataatttcattgcaaTTTAAGGAATGTGGATGAAAATTCGTAAATTGTAtacaagttttcaaaatgaactatatttcttaataatgaatttaactaattgttaatgaatttaatgattactttgaatttccttcaaacCAGCATTGTCATTTTcgcattttataaaataaatgtattaaaactTAGTTCTAGATTTTTTCAGAACTGCTtactagcacaagaaaatttcctGCGGAAACAATTGGCCAATCTTAAGCGTTTTGTTTTATAAGAAGATTTTGCAATTCGTGAGAGCTGGGTGCTAAGCTTAAAGGTTAGtttccagctctcaagtaaatgctcaaaaaaaaaattccttataTCTTGAGCTGAAgtcaagtaattttggcagcaggttacgcattgtgaatgattcACATAAGAAGAGCAAtagaagaaaaacaaagaaaaaaagaaactcttcccacgacagccggttctacgcaccggaattgactcggatttcatccgaccaagggctgttcttTCGGCGATCGAGCctcgtttggatcggtaagtgttaatttgtgtttgtcgtcACTGGAGCAATGtcttgcagcagggttgctccgtatcctcctgactcgcgcTGGCATTGAATCCAACCCGGgaccggaggaatttttcttcTGCGTATGCGCAAAgcggctccatccaaactccacctcggtcaggtgtaacacatgcaatggatggagccatcttaagacctgctcaggcctAAGACTCATAGGGAGTTGACCACGCGTTACGTGGCCTCATGTTTCCTGCGCAATACCGCGACCcaagcctctacggctgtgcaatccgCACAGAGTTCGCGTATGGTGGTATGGTGAGGGTACATGATGCACTGTGgagcgaagttgacgtaaattattgtaaggtggtaaaagccacgttaATTAAAGCTAATGACTTAATTATAACGGCTGCTCTGAGGTGTTACTCGTATAAGTGAAGCACGCATCTGTCCTCGCCGTATCGCACCAGAACCCGGTCGCCTTCTAGCTTCTGTAGGGCTGGACGTCGGCCCCGGCGCTTGATAAAGTGCTGTCGTGTCATTACCAGCCCTTCCAGGAACCCTGGGATTTCGGTCGCCGGTGTCACTTCTTGGTGCGATGTGTCAGGCGTGGCCGGTTGTGCGCTGATCTCGGCAGTTGGAGGCCGGGTCGTCGTCGGGGTTGGCGTCGCTTTTGGGTGAGGCGGCGTCGTCTCGACGTTGGTCTTGTCAATTGCTGGGGCAGACGCCCCATCGTCGTTCGAGCATGCGTTTACCCCGGCAGtcgctgttgttgctggtgtcTCGTGCGCATTCCTTACAAGTTGCTTATTAATGCTGGCTTCGGCCGTGACGGTACTCGCTGCAGTGCCTCGCTGGACGAGTCGGATTGAAGCTGCAGCCGTCACTTCGCTTCGATCTGCTGAGAGCGTCACCTGAGCATTTGTTCTGCCTACGGGGTGTGTCGAGGTTTGGGCGGCGCGCAGTCCTGTCGTAGCACAGGCTTCGCGATTTCCTTCACATGCAGCTGGGACTCGTCTGGTGGTTGGTATTTTACGGGCGTTCGTGCTTAGCGGCGTCTGCCGCGGCAGTGCTTCTAGTTCGGCTGGTTTTATGTCCGGCCGCGGTTGCTGTTTGCTGCCGCTGTGCTCCTGGGGCTGCTTGGATGCCCTCGGGCGAGTTCGGGCGGCTGATCCGGTGACGTCTACGCTTATTGCGTGCAACGGGTGCACCTCGGTTGCATTTGTGTGCACACGAAGTCGTGCTTCCGGTGGTGGTTGTGGCTTTTGAGGCTCATCTGGTGGTTGTGGTTGGCGCTTGGTATGGCGGCCCGATGCGTGTGGCATTCCGCTGACTACGTGTTTCATTTCGTTTATCTGGAAAGAGATGAGCAAACGGTCGAGGATCGTGCTTATCTGGGGAAGTCATTCGTTAGTTGACTGTCGACGCGGATAGACGTGCGTGCGCATCgttgcaatattttttcctaGTGTTTTTCGGTGATTTTTTCTCGATTTCCTTTTGTGCGGTCGTTTGTTTATGTAGTTTTGCTGGCACCGTTATTGCCTGTCGCGTGACGTTGCTTGCGGTGAAATTGTTTGTGCGATCGCGAGTTGTGAGGGTCGGTGACCGCGAGTGTTTTGTGCGGGTACATATTTTTTGCGcaattttgtgcaatttttgtgTGCCAACTCGTAATTATAGCggtaagtaatttaattattactattGTTTATACGGACAACGTGGTCAtccacgttgttgttattggcggaGGCTTCGCACGGTTCCAGTTAGCTCCGTGTTGTTGGTACTCTTGCTGACTGAACTGCCTGCCAGTAGTTCTGTGCTGAGCATCTGGCGGTTAATGGTTCGGTGTCAGAAGAGTCTGGACAGGATTGCCCTAAGGGTGCAAACGTCTGTCCGGCGTTGGAAATTGCGACTCCTGTAAGGACCAACGGTCGTAACAGCGTTACCGTTTAAGCCCACGGTGCGATTCGGTACAGCGCCACATCGGTCGACTCTCGGACCGTTACGGGGACTTTGTCCGGCCGGCGGCCAATTGAGTGGCCTTAGTCCGACCACTGGTTGGGGTTGTGGGCTGCGCCACCGCGAGCACGCCATAATCGACCGCTTGGGTGGTCGCTGTTATTGAGCGGGCCCTTGCGTGGGTTGCACTTTTCAGCGCGTTCAGACGCACGTACCTGGAGAGCAGCTGCTCCAGAGTCTTTCTGTCCGTGAACCGTCTACGCTAGTGGTACGCCAGCGGATCAGTCCGACTGAAGGGTTAGTTGGGAAGCGAGATGCCTCCTGGACGGAAGAGGAGGACGAAGGCCCTCGCTGGAAGCGGAGAATCCGCCGCTTCCACAGTCGTGGATGACTCCACGTCGGGCGGCGAGGGG
It encodes the following:
- the LOC120781804 gene encoding myb/SANT-like DNA-binding domain-containing protein 1, with amino-acid sequence MEKTQKKKRVMWSEAAEADLIEVWQQKMPELRSTRKNNHIYEEMSCTMLLAGHEYTSTEIKIKLHNFTNKYRQEKQKIGPSGGSPSRWKYYEAVHQAVGGFKSFCSAKLVEDSIVVDMEPIYIEDDTEGEPPLPSPSDGPSTSRGCSRPSSSDAARKKKSTITIMEEMKDDLIKATEAMKEADEKRLSLLQTYINDSKEVKDAFIDFLRRQK